In one Chloroflexota bacterium genomic region, the following are encoded:
- a CDS encoding DUF1634 domain-containing protein: MPENPKDRQLYLWVRATLIIGVFSSLLLMLLGLTMLTVRDLQGGEFGIPLEGVSVIPVEQILEQSLLLEPLALMSLGTLLLFMTPISYIIIAAITFWMERDRPYLAISLAVLAMLSLSIFLSFH; the protein is encoded by the coding sequence GTGCCCGAGAACCCGAAGGATAGGCAATTGTATCTCTGGGTGCGCGCTACCCTCATTATTGGTGTCTTCTCCAGTCTGCTGCTGATGCTTCTGGGGCTCACTATGCTCACTGTGCGCGATCTACAGGGGGGAGAGTTTGGCATTCCCTTAGAGGGGGTCAGCGTGATCCCCGTGGAGCAAATCCTGGAACAGTCCTTGCTCCTTGAGCCGCTAGCCCTGATGAGTCTAGGCACCCTCCTACTCTTTATGACACCCATCTCCTATATCATCATCGCCGCCATAACCTTCTGGATGGAGAGAGATAGGCCTTACTTGGCCATCTCCTTGGCCGTTCTCGCTATGCTCTCCTTGAGCATCTTCCTGTCCTTCCACTGA
- a CDS encoding sulfite exporter TauE/SafE family protein has product MDYTLSLLLIAVGFAAGLFGSALGLGGGVFVVPILTLLLHIPIHTAIGTSIVAVIATSSSAANVYVKARLVNIRLGILLEIATTTGAIIGGLTAVLVDAHILSVLFGLVQVYVAYAMGIRSAVSEESLAEEGPPAGVEEIGFLGTALSASYYDRATEQVIRYQAKSVPLGLLASVLAGNLSGLLGIGGGIIKVPTMNLLMGIPLKAATATSNFTIGVTAVASAFIYYSRGHIHPFIIAPVVVGVFLGAQAGSRLAQKARNVTLRRIFMLVPLFIGLQMLLKGFNLNLGF; this is encoded by the coding sequence TTGGACTATACTCTTTCGCTACTTTTGATTGCCGTAGGCTTTGCGGCCGGTCTTTTTGGTTCGGCCTTAGGATTAGGAGGAGGCGTTTTCGTCGTCCCCATCCTCACTTTGCTCCTTCATATCCCTATCCACACTGCGATTGGTACCAGCATCGTCGCCGTCATCGCTACCTCCAGCTCGGCGGCCAATGTGTATGTCAAGGCCCGCCTGGTGAATATCAGGCTGGGGATATTGTTGGAAATAGCCACCACCACGGGGGCCATCATTGGTGGACTCACGGCCGTTCTGGTCGATGCCCATATTCTCAGCGTGCTCTTTGGGCTTGTCCAGGTCTATGTGGCTTATGCTATGGGGATACGTAGTGCCGTAAGCGAAGAGAGCCTGGCTGAGGAGGGACCTCCTGCCGGTGTGGAAGAGATTGGTTTCTTGGGTACGGCCCTTTCCGCCTCGTATTACGACAGGGCTACCGAACAGGTTATCCGCTACCAGGCGAAATCTGTTCCTCTGGGACTGTTAGCCAGCGTGTTGGCTGGCAATCTCTCCGGGCTGCTGGGGATAGGGGGAGGCATCATTAAGGTGCCAACGATGAACCTGCTTATGGGTATCCCCTTGAAGGCGGCCACGGCCACGAGTAACTTCACTATAGGGGTTACAGCTGTAGCCAGCGCCTTCATTTATTATAGCCGAGGTCACATCCACCCCTTCATCATTGCTCCCGTCGTCGTCGGCGTCTTCCTGGGTGCCCAGGCCGGTTCTCGCCTGGCCCAGAAGGCCAGAAATGTCACTCTGAGACGCATATTTATGTTAGTGCCTCTCTTCATCGGCCTGCAAATGCTGCTCAAGGGTTTCAACCTGAATCTGGGCTTTTAA